A genomic region of Streptomyces sp. NBC_00247 contains the following coding sequences:
- a CDS encoding P-II family nitrogen regulator gives MKLITAVVKPHRLDEVKIVLQSLGVQGLTVTEASGYGRQRGHTEVYRGAEYRVDLVPKIRIEVLVEDADADAVVDAVVRAARTGKVGDGKVWAVPVETVVRVRTGERGPDAL, from the coding sequence ATGAAGCTCATCACCGCGGTCGTGAAGCCGCACCGCCTCGACGAGGTGAAGATCGTGCTCCAGTCGCTCGGTGTGCAGGGCCTGACCGTCACGGAGGCCAGCGGTTACGGGCGCCAGCGCGGCCACACCGAGGTGTACCGGGGCGCCGAGTACCGCGTGGACCTGGTGCCCAAGATCCGTATCGAGGTCCTCGTGGAGGACGCCGACGCGGACGCGGTCGTCGACGCGGTCGTCCGCGCGGCCCGTACCGGCAAGGTCGGCGACGGCAAGGTCTGGGCGGTCCCGGTGGAGACGGTCGTACGCGTCCGCACCGGCGAGCGGGGCCCGGACGCGCTGTGA
- a CDS encoding class II fructose-bisphosphate aldolase, giving the protein MPLAATGDLVATAAAEHRAVAAFNVITLEHAEAIVEGAERAGTPVILQISENAVKFHHGRPGPLARAAAEAAQQAGVRVALHLDHVHSASLLHQAADCGFSSVMFDASRLPYEENVAATRSAALWAHRHGLWVEAELGQVGGKNGEEPLDAHAPGARTDPDEARAYVEATGVDALAVAVGSSHAMTARTARLDHGLLGRLSEALDLPLVLHGSSGVPDAELRQAVTGGISKINIGTALNTAMTSAVRAHLADDPRAVDPRGYLGLGRTAMSRTVAAFVGVLEGAAAPVVAQAPAR; this is encoded by the coding sequence ATGCCCCTCGCAGCCACCGGCGACCTGGTCGCCACCGCAGCCGCCGAGCACCGCGCCGTCGCGGCCTTCAACGTCATCACGCTGGAACACGCCGAGGCGATCGTCGAAGGCGCCGAGCGGGCGGGAACGCCGGTCATCCTCCAGATCAGCGAGAACGCGGTGAAGTTCCACCACGGCCGCCCGGGACCGCTGGCCCGCGCCGCGGCGGAAGCGGCCCAGCAGGCCGGGGTCCGCGTCGCTCTCCACCTCGACCACGTGCACAGCGCCTCCCTGCTCCACCAGGCCGCCGACTGCGGGTTCAGCTCGGTGATGTTCGACGCCTCCCGGCTGCCGTACGAGGAGAACGTGGCGGCCACCCGCTCCGCCGCGCTCTGGGCCCACCGGCACGGGTTGTGGGTGGAGGCGGAACTCGGGCAGGTGGGCGGCAAGAACGGCGAGGAGCCGCTGGACGCGCACGCCCCGGGTGCGCGGACGGACCCGGACGAGGCGCGCGCGTACGTGGAGGCCACCGGGGTCGACGCCCTCGCGGTGGCGGTCGGCAGCTCCCACGCCATGACCGCCCGCACGGCGCGCCTCGACCACGGGCTGCTGGGGCGGCTGAGCGAGGCGCTGGATCTCCCGCTGGTGCTCCACGGCTCCTCGGGCGTACCCGACGCGGAGCTGCGGCAGGCCGTCACCGGCGGCATCTCGAAGATCAACATCGGGACGGCCCTGAACACCGCGATGACCAGCGCGGTGCGGGCCCACCTCGCCGACGACCCCCGGGCCGTGGACCCGCGCGGCTACCTCGGTCTCGGCCGTACGGCGATGAGCCGCACGGTCGCGGCCTTCGTCGGCGTTCTCGAAGGCGCCGCGGCCCCCGTCGTCGCGCAGGCCCCCGCACGCTGA
- a CDS encoding ammonium transporter, whose amino-acid sequence MTPVPPTAAGVAGLDTGDTAWLLAATALVLLMTPGLALFYGGMVRAKSVLNMLMMSFVAIALVTVVWLTAGYSLVFGDDTFAGLIGGVDHLGLADIGPGDLTNGVPTLLFATFHLTFAILAASLISGAVADRMRFAAWVVFVPVWALAVYVPVAHWVWGPGGWITRSLGALDFAGGLVVEIACGASGLALALVLGPRIGFKKEAMRPHNLPMVMLGAGLLWFGWMGFNGGSALHADGLAAAAVLNTLVAGSTGLLGWLFVEQKRDGHPTTFGAASGAVAGLVAITPACGTVGVLGGAGIGLAAGVVCSYAVAWKFRFDFDDSLDVVGVHFVGGIVGTLLIGLFATSTMTGGPEGLLHGGGPALLLKQAVAVLVVATYTFLVTYGIGRAIDRLMGLRASSDDELTGLDRTVHAESAYDHGVQGAAAPQAHHPAALSAARPAVRPAVDQKDRNPPS is encoded by the coding sequence GTGACCCCCGTTCCCCCGACCGCGGCAGGTGTGGCAGGACTCGACACGGGCGATACCGCCTGGCTGCTCGCCGCGACCGCGCTCGTCCTGCTGATGACTCCGGGACTCGCCCTGTTCTACGGCGGCATGGTCCGCGCCAAGAGCGTGCTGAACATGCTGATGATGAGCTTCGTGGCGATCGCTCTGGTCACCGTCGTCTGGCTGACCGCCGGCTACTCGCTGGTCTTCGGCGACGACACCTTCGCTGGGCTCATCGGTGGTGTCGACCACCTGGGTCTCGCGGACATCGGCCCCGGCGACCTGACGAACGGCGTTCCCACCCTGCTGTTCGCCACCTTCCATCTCACGTTCGCGATCCTGGCGGCGTCGTTGATCAGCGGGGCGGTGGCGGACCGCATGCGGTTCGCGGCGTGGGTGGTGTTCGTACCGGTGTGGGCCCTTGCCGTATACGTTCCGGTCGCGCACTGGGTCTGGGGGCCGGGCGGGTGGATCACGCGGTCGCTCGGCGCTCTGGACTTCGCCGGAGGGCTCGTGGTGGAGATCGCCTGCGGGGCCTCGGGCCTGGCCCTCGCGCTGGTGCTGGGGCCGCGCATCGGCTTCAAGAAGGAGGCGATGCGTCCGCACAACCTGCCGATGGTGATGCTGGGTGCCGGTCTGCTCTGGTTCGGCTGGATGGGCTTCAACGGCGGTTCTGCCCTGCACGCGGACGGGCTGGCGGCGGCCGCGGTCCTCAACACCCTGGTCGCGGGGTCCACCGGTCTGCTCGGCTGGCTCTTCGTCGAGCAGAAGCGCGACGGCCACCCGACCACCTTCGGCGCGGCGTCGGGAGCGGTCGCCGGACTGGTGGCGATCACGCCCGCGTGCGGCACGGTCGGGGTGCTGGGCGGTGCGGGGATCGGCCTGGCGGCGGGCGTGGTGTGCTCGTACGCGGTGGCCTGGAAGTTCCGGTTCGACTTCGACGACTCCCTGGACGTCGTGGGGGTCCACTTCGTCGGGGGCATCGTCGGCACCCTGCTCATCGGGCTGTTCGCCACGTCCACGATGACCGGGGGCCCGGAGGGCCTCCTCCACGGCGGGGGGCCGGCCCTGCTCCTGAAGCAGGCCGTGGCGGTACTGGTCGTGGCCACGTACACCTTCCTGGTGACGTACGGGATCGGCAGGGCGATCGACCGGTTGATGGGGCTGCGCGCCTCCAGCGACGACGAACTCACCGGCCTGGACCGGACGGTGCACGCGGAGAGCGCCTACGATCACGGCGTCCAGGGGGCCGCCGCACCGCAGGCGCACCACCCGGCCGCTCTCTCCGCGGCTCGTCCCGCCGTTCGTCCCGCCGTTGACCAGAAGGACAGGAATCCGCCCTCATGA
- a CDS encoding ROK family protein, with protein sequence MSRTVESGAGVGGAGASGAAGARPHLMAVDVGGTGTKAALLDSTGRAREQFWQPTGREAGPESVVRRVLDLVDGLCRRASEAGSPVSAVGLAVPGIVDEAAGTALHSTAIGWHDVPFGRLVRERTGLPVAVSHDVRAGGVAEARLGAGRAERDFLFVPVGTGIAAALIRDGRAVPGAHHRSGEIGHIAVRPDGERCACGGAGCAERYASAAAVSRRYGAAARSHAPDAAGPALRTGGATFATRVRGAVVDAAEVARRAAAGEPAARAVWDEAVSALADVLLVACAVLDPPLIVVGGGLAESGDQLLVPLRERMAERATVQRVPALVRAELGDRAGCLGAGLLAADLLAADLPATCLPSVVPLSAEPLSVGHPSAAGEGESR encoded by the coding sequence GTGAGCCGGACCGTGGAGAGCGGCGCGGGGGTGGGTGGAGCAGGAGCGAGCGGGGCCGCCGGAGCCCGCCCGCACCTGATGGCCGTGGACGTCGGCGGTACGGGGACCAAGGCGGCCCTGCTCGACTCCACGGGCCGGGCGCGCGAACAGTTCTGGCAGCCCACCGGGCGGGAAGCCGGCCCGGAATCGGTGGTGCGCCGGGTGCTCGATCTCGTGGACGGCCTCTGCCGCCGGGCGTCCGAGGCCGGTTCTCCGGTCTCGGCCGTCGGGCTCGCCGTCCCGGGCATCGTCGACGAAGCCGCCGGTACGGCCCTGCACTCGACCGCCATCGGCTGGCACGACGTCCCCTTCGGCCGACTCGTCCGGGAGCGGACCGGGCTGCCCGTCGCGGTCAGCCACGACGTACGGGCCGGAGGAGTCGCCGAAGCCCGGCTCGGCGCCGGGCGCGCGGAGCGCGACTTCCTGTTCGTCCCGGTCGGTACCGGCATCGCCGCCGCCCTGATCCGCGACGGACGGGCCGTCCCCGGCGCGCACCACCGCTCCGGCGAGATCGGCCACATCGCGGTCCGCCCGGACGGCGAACGCTGCGCATGCGGCGGCGCGGGCTGCGCCGAGCGCTACGCGTCCGCGGCGGCCGTGTCCCGGCGGTACGGGGCGGCTGCGCGATCGCACGCACCGGACGCCGCCGGACCCGCCCTCCGGACGGGCGGCGCCACTTTCGCAACACGTGTGAGGGGCGCGGTGGTCGACGCGGCGGAGGTGGCGCGGCGGGCGGCAGCCGGAGAGCCGGCGGCCCGTGCGGTGTGGGACGAGGCGGTCTCGGCCCTCGCGGACGTCCTGCTCGTCGCCTGTGCGGTGCTGGACCCGCCGTTGATCGTGGTGGGGGGTGGACTCGCGGAGTCCGGTGACCAGTTGCTCGTACCGCTGCGGGAGCGGATGGCCGAACGGGCCACCGTCCAGCGCGTTCCGGCGCTCGTCCGCGCGGAGTTGGGCGACCGGGCGGGCTGCCTGGGCGCCGGGCTGCTGGCGGCGGACCTGCTCGCGGCGGATCTGCCGGCGACGTGCCTGCCCTCGGTGGTCCCGCTGTCGGCCGAGCCGCTGTCCGTGGGCCACCCGTCGGCGGCGGGAGAGGGGGAGAGCCGGTGA
- a CDS encoding roadblock/LC7 domain-containing protein: MNPDLSWVLDDVLQVPGARHAILVSADGLLLASSADIGRDDAETVAAAMSSMQSLSRAVAPFIGTRTPGQWRQTLLEYEDGWIFLIAAGSGAYLAAAAAADVDMEAMSFRMQQQVGAVGKAMTTPPRQTAGSDA, from the coding sequence GTGAATCCCGACCTGTCGTGGGTACTCGACGACGTGCTCCAGGTCCCCGGCGCCCGACACGCGATCCTCGTGTCCGCCGACGGCCTGCTGCTCGCCAGCTCGGCCGACATCGGCCGTGACGACGCCGAGACCGTCGCCGCCGCCATGAGTTCGATGCAGTCGCTGAGCCGTGCCGTCGCCCCCTTCATCGGTACCCGGACGCCCGGCCAGTGGCGGCAGACGCTGCTGGAGTACGAGGACGGCTGGATCTTCCTCATAGCGGCGGGCAGCGGCGCGTACCTGGCCGCGGCGGCGGCGGCGGACGTGGACATGGAAGCGATGTCCTTCCGCATGCAGCAGCAGGTCGGCGCGGTCGGAAAGGCGA
- a CDS encoding SIS domain-containing protein, with the protein MTFVEAEIASQPACWRRAAELASTRAEALPTHGERVAVVGCGTSYYMAQAYAALREGNGLGESDAFAASEFPFGRRYDRVVALTRSGTTTEVLELLGRLHGTTRTVVVTAVPSAEVRAVCDDIVELAFADEESVVQTRFATTALTLFRAHLGLHTDAVTTDAEAALAEPLPDGLVDATQLSFLGRGWTVGLANEAALKMKEASLAWTESYPAMEYRHGPISIATDTTATWMFGTAPAGLREQLLATGARWVESGLDPLADLIRVQRLAVARAVAAGLDPDRPRHLTRSVVLQEA; encoded by the coding sequence GTGACCTTCGTCGAAGCCGAGATCGCCAGTCAGCCCGCCTGCTGGCGCCGCGCCGCCGAGCTGGCGTCCACGCGGGCCGAGGCCCTTCCCACCCACGGTGAACGCGTCGCCGTGGTGGGATGCGGCACCTCCTACTACATGGCGCAGGCCTACGCGGCGCTGCGCGAGGGCAACGGACTCGGCGAGTCCGACGCCTTCGCCGCCTCGGAGTTCCCCTTCGGCCGCCGTTACGACCGGGTCGTGGCGCTCACCCGCTCCGGCACCACCACCGAGGTGCTGGAACTCCTCGGCCGGCTGCACGGCACCACCCGTACCGTCGTGGTCACGGCCGTGCCCAGCGCCGAGGTGCGGGCGGTCTGCGACGACATCGTCGAACTCGCCTTCGCGGACGAGGAATCCGTCGTGCAGACGCGGTTCGCCACCACCGCGCTCACCCTGTTCCGCGCCCATCTGGGGCTGCACACCGACGCCGTGACGACCGACGCCGAGGCCGCCCTCGCCGAACCGCTGCCCGACGGCCTGGTCGACGCCACCCAGCTCTCCTTCCTCGGCCGCGGCTGGACCGTGGGCCTCGCCAACGAGGCCGCGCTGAAGATGAAGGAAGCCTCGCTGGCCTGGACCGAGTCCTACCCGGCCATGGAGTACCGCCACGGACCGATCAGCATCGCCACGGACACCACGGCGACCTGGATGTTCGGCACCGCCCCCGCCGGTCTCCGCGAGCAGCTGCTCGCCACCGGAGCGCGATGGGTGGAGAGCGGTCTGGACCCGCTGGCCGACCTGATCCGCGTCCAGCGGCTCGCCGTCGCCCGCGCGGTCGCCGCCGGCCTCGACCCCGACCGGCCGCGTCACCTGACGCGCTCGGTGGTCCTCCAGGAAGCCTGA
- a CDS encoding ATP-binding protein, with protein sequence MTFPQDAVLWALMVVALVAVGAVLRARKTNIRLRRQASELRTEREGLWRQRDEWQAAQTGLLHRHAAELSDVRKDAEEETKAVLKAAVRTLQGLADQQQVVIEKAQTKYGDDPQMLADLMAIDHANSQFGRRAQGIAVLCGGWLGRRETVASVFDVARSAQGRIRHFDRVRINGQVNFSVVSKAVEPVAVVLAELMANATNYSAPGTPVEINIQAVPSGVCLIVDDAGLGMGQEEKDRAGALLDPRAEISVSSLGIPPQFGFAVSGLLAARYGFKVSVDSVSPYGGVRAVVLLPDELLTGDVPPSPVPVTRETSAPSMPSLTGRPAAAAPTPLFPDAVRHEPVAPATPPATTVGGLPKRRRQSPVSVLPTAATEPALVRSNEETASRLGAFQRGTRSGRDTTTMEGTENQ encoded by the coding sequence ATGACATTTCCACAGGACGCTGTCCTCTGGGCACTGATGGTCGTAGCACTGGTCGCCGTTGGCGCCGTGTTGCGGGCTCGTAAAACCAATATCCGGCTGCGCAGGCAGGCCTCCGAGCTCAGAACCGAGCGCGAGGGGCTGTGGCGGCAGCGCGACGAATGGCAGGCCGCGCAGACCGGGCTTCTGCACCGGCACGCCGCGGAGCTGTCCGACGTCCGCAAGGACGCCGAGGAGGAGACCAAAGCCGTCCTCAAGGCGGCCGTGCGTACCCTCCAAGGCCTCGCCGACCAGCAGCAGGTCGTCATCGAGAAGGCCCAGACGAAGTACGGGGACGACCCGCAGATGCTGGCCGACCTGATGGCGATCGACCACGCCAACAGCCAGTTCGGCCGCCGGGCACAGGGCATCGCCGTGCTCTGCGGCGGCTGGCTCGGCCGCCGCGAGACCGTCGCCTCCGTCTTCGACGTGGCCCGTAGCGCCCAGGGCCGTATCCGGCACTTCGACCGGGTCCGGATCAACGGGCAGGTGAACTTCTCGGTGGTCAGCAAGGCCGTCGAGCCGGTCGCCGTGGTCCTCGCCGAGCTGATGGCCAACGCCACCAACTACTCCGCCCCCGGTACCCCGGTCGAGATCAACATCCAGGCCGTCCCCTCGGGCGTCTGCCTCATCGTGGACGACGCCGGTCTCGGCATGGGCCAGGAGGAGAAGGACCGCGCCGGAGCGTTGCTCGACCCCCGCGCGGAGATCAGCGTCTCCAGCCTGGGCATTCCCCCTCAGTTCGGGTTCGCCGTCTCCGGCCTGCTGGCCGCCCGTTACGGGTTCAAGGTGTCGGTGGACTCCGTATCCCCCTACGGAGGTGTACGCGCGGTGGTTCTGCTCCCCGACGAGCTGCTGACCGGCGACGTACCGCCGAGCCCCGTACCGGTCACCCGCGAGACCTCGGCGCCTTCCATGCCGTCGCTCACCGGGCGTCCGGCAGCGGCCGCCCCGACCCCCCTGTTCCCCGACGCCGTACGGCACGAACCGGTCGCTCCCGCGACGCCGCCGGCCACCACCGTCGGCGGCCTGCCCAAGCGCCGCCGCCAGAGCCCGGTCTCCGTACTGCCCACGGCGGCGACCGAACCGGCGCTGGTGCGCAGCAACGAAGAGACGGCCTCCCGGCTCGGCGCGTTCCAGCGGGGCACCCGGTCCGGACGTGACACGACGACGATGGAAGGAACCGAGAACCAGTGA
- a CDS encoding DeoR/GlpR family DNA-binding transcription regulator, which translates to MSRDARWNALLELLASHGRVDVEEAAVTLEVSAATIRRDLDQLAEQQMLTRTRGGAVAHGVSYELPLRYKTARHASEKQRIGRAVADLVPAGGVVGLTGGTTVTEVARGLSVRTDIGGDSAAGGSTPPALTVVTNALNIANELVIRPQIKTVVTGGVARPQSYELTGPLARGVLEEITLDVAVLGVNAIDVRDGAYVHHEGEAAVNRLLAERAQRVVVAADSSKIGRRAFARVCELRRIDVLVTDTAIGDEEADAFREAGVTVIAV; encoded by the coding sequence GTGTCCAGGGACGCCCGGTGGAACGCCCTGCTGGAACTGCTCGCCTCGCACGGCCGGGTGGACGTCGAGGAGGCGGCGGTGACGCTGGAGGTGTCGGCCGCGACCATCCGCCGGGACCTGGACCAGCTCGCCGAGCAGCAGATGCTCACCCGGACCCGTGGCGGCGCGGTCGCGCACGGGGTCTCCTACGAGCTCCCGCTGCGGTACAAGACCGCGCGCCACGCCTCGGAGAAGCAGCGCATCGGCCGCGCCGTGGCGGATCTGGTGCCGGCCGGTGGCGTCGTGGGCCTGACCGGCGGCACGACCGTCACCGAGGTGGCGCGCGGCCTCTCGGTGCGTACGGACATCGGCGGCGACAGCGCGGCCGGCGGCAGCACCCCGCCCGCGCTGACCGTGGTGACCAACGCCCTGAACATCGCGAACGAGCTGGTGATCCGGCCGCAGATCAAGACCGTGGTGACCGGCGGAGTCGCCCGCCCCCAGTCGTACGAGCTGACGGGACCGCTGGCGCGCGGGGTGTTGGAGGAGATCACGCTCGACGTCGCCGTACTGGGCGTCAACGCGATCGACGTCCGGGACGGGGCGTACGTCCATCACGAGGGCGAGGCAGCCGTCAACCGGCTGCTGGCCGAACGGGCTCAGCGCGTGGTCGTGGCGGCGGACTCCTCGAAGATCGGCCGCCGGGCCTTCGCCCGGGTCTGCGAACTGCGCCGCATCGACGTGCTGGTGACCGACACCGCCATCGGCGACGAGGAAGCGGACGCGTTCCGCGAGGCGGGCGTGACCGTCATCGCCGTCTGA